A part of Salvelinus alpinus chromosome 23, SLU_Salpinus.1, whole genome shotgun sequence genomic DNA contains:
- the LOC139551244 gene encoding acid-sensing ion channel 1C-like — translation MKGDSEESIESIRPSNLQAFANMSTLHGMSHIFAYGHMTFRRFLWTLSFLGSLALLMLVCMDRVSYYFEYPHVTKLDEVAAPNLTFPAVTFCNLNEFRFSQITRNDLYHVGELLALLNSNYQIANTHLAEPEVLDALKDKANFLNFKPKQFNMTDFYNRTGHDINDMLLHCTFRGSECYPWNFTTVTAILAADLGLGTLAMGPKCTGNSGSAGQAGDSGSAGVKDASGSSRVTSVVQKDPRVSKKGHGFFFFVIF, via the exons ATGAAGGGGGACTCAGAGGAAAGCATCGAGAGCATCCGGCCCTCCAACCTGCAAGCATTCGCAAACATGTCCACTCTACATGGCATGAGCCACATATTTGCCTACGGGCACATGACGTTTCGCCGCTTCCTCTGGACACTCTCGTTCCTGGGCTCGTTGGCCTTGCTGATGCTGGTGTGCATGGACCGCGTGTCCTACTACTTTGAGTATCCCCACGTCACCAAACTGGATGAGGTGGCGGCGCCTAACCTCACCTTCCCTGCTGTGACCTTCTGCAACCTCAACGAGTTCCGCTTCTCCCAGATCACCAGGAACGACCTGTATCACGTGGGGGAGCTCCTGGCCCTCCTGAACTCCAACTATCAGATAGCCAACACTCACCTGGCCGAGCCCGAGGTGCTCGACGCCCTCAAGGATAAGGCCAACTTCCTCAACTTCAAGCCCAAGCAGTTCAACATGACAGACTTCTACAACCGCACGGGCCACGATATCAATGACATGCTGCTGCATTGCACCTTCCGGGGATCGGAGTGTTACCCATGGAACTTCACTACCGTGA CGGCgatcctcgccgccgaccttggcctggggACCCTAGCCATGGGTCCCAAATGCACGGGGAAttccggcagcgccggacaggcgggagactccggcagcgctgGAGTGAAGGACGCCTCCGGCAGCTCCAGA GTCACCAGTGTGGTTCAGAAAGACCCGAGAGTTTCCAAGAAAGGTCATGGGTTTTTCTTCTTCGTCATCTTTTAA